From the genome of Brassica oleracea var. oleracea cultivar TO1000 chromosome C4, BOL, whole genome shotgun sequence:
AAAGAGACGAACTTTATGAACCAGAGGAACAAGAAAATCTCAACAAAGGTTTCGTTTTGTTTGAGCTTTATGCCTCAACGGAAGAAAAATAATAAAAAAAACTCGCATCAGAGATCCCTTGAGTGAAAACGTCGCTACAGTTACTCTAATCTGCTACTCTTCGGTTGAAGTTTCTTCTTCTTTGCAATTTGTCTGTCTGTTTGTTTCGGTAAGCACGAGCTAACAGAAAGATTTGGTACCCTTTTCTCTTAAATATATAATAAATAAATAAGCATAAGTAAGTTTGGTGAAGATGATTTATCAACTCTAATTCAATTTAATTAATTAGCAAAATCTTGACCCAAAATAAATACTAAATAAAATGGCTACTATTATATTGTGGTAAAATCAATTAAATTTTGTCTATATTAAGAATAAAAAATATTGTTATCATATTCCTTACCTTTTTGTAGTAAACACTGGTCAGACAAATTTAATAAGAAGTTAATAATAGATAACACATATTTGAATAACTTAATAATTTAAGATATAATTTAATTAACTAAAATATATTTATAAATTTAAATGTGATTTTGACAAAAAAACTATATAAATTCAAATTTGAATTATTGGTAGGTATAGCCAGAAGAGAAAAAGAACATTATTGGACGATTAAAGTGAAACACTAAACCGGCAAAACCATTATAGACTACTCTGAAAAGTTCATACTACCCTCCTATACCAAACCAGAAGCAAATATGAATCAATAATAAATAGCATAGAGATTGTATATCCATTTTTGGCTGCAAAGCTTAAAAATCTAAATGACATTTTACCACCCAACCCATATTAGATTTTAGTAGTTATAAAAAAATATGATCTTTTATTAGATTAAAAAGAATAATTTCAAATAGATATAAAATAATAATTGGGTGATGATAAGTCACGCACAATACAAGTACTGAGTCAAAACACAAACATGTAACAAAACTTATGAAGGAGGGAAGAAACGGTTGAGGTTAAAAGGGAGAGTGTAGAACTCCTCATTCCTGCTATCTCCTTTGAATGTTCTGAACTTAGCCCACCAAGGCAACCCTCTGTCTTTAGCACTCTCTTTGTAGTCCAAAGTATTGTCCAAGAACACTGCGATCATCAGCGCCACCATCGGTGAAGACGAGAAGATTGTGTTCAAGAAATCATTGAACCAACCAGCATTGGTGTGAGCTGGACCATGCAATGCCTTCATGGAGAAGTCTCTGAAGTACTCGGGGATCGATAGTCCTAAGAAGAGAGACACGCCGGTGATGAAGAGGTTTCTGAGGGAGTTCATGTTTGTGAATTGTAGGAAAGAGAGTCCAACAGAAGCTGTAACACCAAAGAGAGCTTTGTTTAGATACATCAAGTTGTAATGATCTTGTGAGATAAGGTAGTACTAACCAACAAGACCGAACAGGACGCAGTACACTGCTGCAAATATGGTGAAAGGTATTGAAGCAAACAAGGCTCCAAATTTGCCTGCAGAAAGACGAAACAAGAATACTTTTTAGAAAGAAGAAAACATCTTCGTTAAAGCTGGTGTGTATGGAGATGTGATTGTGACCTAGAATTGAGAAGAATATCATAAACCCTGCTGAGATTTGAATAACTCTGCGGCTACCAACACGGGTGCTTCCTAGTAATCCAACATTCTCTCTGTAACATTTGCAAGAATGAATAAAAAACTCATGAGACTAGTCGGTCCAAACCAATCGAAGAACACATTAGCTTGAAACTTGTTATACTTACACAGAGACGCTTGAACCACTTAGCGTTCCGAATAAACCATTTAAGAGGATCCCAATGCCTTGCCATCCAATACCACGGCTAAGTACATGAGGTGGAGGAGGCGTGGCACTAGCCAAACGTGCAGCAGCCTTGAAAGCTCCAGTTGACTAAAACATTCACAAGACTCTTCTTTAAAGAACATTCTCACATCAGTAAGAATCTTATTTTTGTTACATTACCTCAATGAGTGAGACTAAAACAGCAGCCATCATAGCAAAAGCATGACCAGCATCAAAGCTAGGTGCTCCCCACTGAAGTGGATAAGGAATCTTGATCCTAAATAAAAGTCAAGAGAGAAAAAGCTTATCAAAAACACTATGATCAAAACTCTATTGTAGGAAACATTAAGACACAAGAAAACTAACCAAGGAGCAGAAGAAATGAGGTTAGACATATCGGTTCTGCAGTTTACTTGAGTCTGGTGCGGTCGGTGTTTGTAAGCCCCACTCGCTGTCAAGAGATGTGCGTAAGCCCACACAATGATCAAGGCTATAATCATAGCGAATCTCTCCACTACTGGGAATTGTCTGAACTGAAAGCTCTTCAGATACTACACAGACAAAACACAACAAAGATCAGTTAAGAAGCCTAATCAGAGAGACTTTAATATGATCACCACATAAGTAATAAATAATAACCTGAGAGAAGAGGACAAAGAGGATAAGCATTGGAATCCCTATCTCAACACAAGTACCCACCTGCAAGCACAAAACACACAATCAAAACAAGAAACCAAGAAGAGATGATTCTTCAATCTTTAAAGATAGACATACCACTGGGAAACCTCGGTTGAAGAGTCCAAAACCGGTTAATGCAATAACAGGAACCATACCAACAGGACTAAAGAATCTGAAAATAAAAATAAAAAAAATCATTAAAGTCTACACCTTTTTAATATGACAACAAGCATGTATATACCTTGAACAGATTGCCCACATCTGGCTGAAACCTAGGATGATTTGAACGCTGGATGCAACTATGACCGCGCCTTGTACTGCTCTCATTGTGCTTAGAAATCTCTAAATTTTTCAGATTCAGACATTTGAGTTAAAATCTTCAGACAGAAGCAGAAGCATAGTATATCAAGAGAAGAGCAAACATAGATACCAGCTGTGGATCTTCTATACGGGTCAAGGAAGAGTCGTGGATGATTGAAATGATCGGAACCATGAAGGCATAAGATCCTCCGATCACAGTAGGGAGACGAGTTCCAAATAATGTCTGAAGAAGAGTGTTGACACCTTGAATGAAGAGTAGTGTCTGAACAACTCTCACTTTATCACCCTAATCAAGTTTTAAAGGGGACAGACACATCAATGGAGATTCTCTGGATAAAGAAACAATGGAAGAATGTAATAATACTCACATCGTCTCCACCCATCATAGGAACAAGAAACGAAGGGATCATCACTGCAGTTCCTAAAGAAAGAATGTAATGCTCGAAACCTAAAGCTATTGCTTCTCCTGCAAACAACACCATCAAGAAATAGAAACTCAGACAAGTGTTTTTTTCCAAAAATAGCAGAACCAAACTATCAAATGGGTTGGAAGATCGTACCCCATGGAGGGTTTGAGTCAATACAGTACTCTAGACCCTGAAGCTGGTCCATTGGTGGGTGGCTTATCTCCTCTGGCTTTACAGGATCCATAACTCTCAGAGTACTAATCTGTTTCAAAAGTCCTTTCTCTTTTTTTTCTAGTTCACAACAATCTTCTTGCAATGAGATTATCTGGATGTGTTCACTAACTAAAGGATCTAAATGGCTAAGAAAGTCTAGTACAGAGTATGTTAAACTAAAAAGAAAAAGAGACAAAGGGCAAAATGGAAAAAGCTTTACTTTTTCGAAGTTGCAGCTGAGTTAGAAGATAGCTTTTTGGTAGTGGTGGTGGCAATGGTGAGTAATGTCTAAAGATTTTATATGAATAGAGAAAGGTTGAAGAGAAAAGGACCGTTGAAATTTTTTTATTACCGAAAATGCCCCTTAAGGAACTGCCAAAACAGAATACTACCGTTACACTGTTGTTGGGTTGGTAAACTATGATTATTAATTTTTTCAACTTTACACATCAGAGAGAGTCTTGCAACTCTTTTAATGCATTTAGTTATGTTTCTGTCATTCTCCAGAGTTAAAGAATCTATTGTCTTCATTCAACCTTCTTTTAATTAGTTTCAATTACACTAATTCAATTATCAAGACTAGTTTGGTGTGTTCCCAACTCTTCTTATTTTAAGTTCTCTAGTCCATATTTCAATTTTTAGTAATGCTAGCAAAAGTGTTTTGTGACAAGTGTGTCTTTTACATAAGGTTTCAGTTACATATTGAAAGCGCAAAACGGAACACCCGTGTGAAAAGAATGACAAACTTCTGAATGAAAACGAACAAACTTCATTCTTGAATTTTTAAAATATA
Proteins encoded in this window:
- the LOC106342965 gene encoding nucleobase-ascorbate transporter 2, with the protein product MDPVKPEEISHPPMDQLQGLEYCIDSNPPWGEAIALGFEHYILSLGTAVMIPSFLVPMMGGDDGDKVRVVQTLLFIQGVNTLLQTLFGTRLPTVIGGSYAFMVPIISIIHDSSLTRIEDPQLRFLSTMRAVQGAVIVASSVQIILGFSQMWAICSRFFSPVGMVPVIALTGFGLFNRGFPVVGTCVEIGIPMLILFVLFSQYLKSFQFRQFPVVERFAMIIALIIVWAYAHLLTASGAYKHRPHQTQVNCRTDMSNLISSAPWIKIPYPLQWGAPSFDAGHAFAMMAAVLVSLIESTGAFKAAARLASATPPPPHVLSRGIGWQGIGILLNGLFGTLSGSSVSVENVGLLGSTRVGSRRVIQISAGFMIFFSILGKFGALFASIPFTIFAAVYCVLFGLVASVGLSFLQFTNMNSLRNLFITGVSLFLGLSIPEYFRDFSMKALHGPAHTNAGWFNDFLNTIFSSSPMVALMIAVFLDNTLDYKESAKDRGLPWWAKFRTFKGDSRNEEFYTLPFNLNRFFPPS